From a region of the Mytilus galloprovincialis chromosome 3, xbMytGall1.hap1.1, whole genome shotgun sequence genome:
- the LOC143066329 gene encoding uncharacterized protein LOC143066329, which produces MFARLTDATIYKFEQESSQSDDELSNFAEGVSEPVEESQPRLEPEQALEPEQALEPEQALEPEQALEPELALEPEPPLKKPRFKEMPSREHIDMLAQARVEETTKQQTDWGVRLFRGWLTENQYSDKFEELESSILNERLCFFYPSLQTKKGTDYSKSALVGIRAAISRHLTSPPYNRNVNLMKDNAFMTSNHVITGMIKTLKRAGKDVTVHKKPVAEGDIQRLYSSGVFNTDSPATLQNKVFWDLMLNFGRRGQEGLNSLTKSSFGKFKDDRDHTYYKMTYNEANKTHHGVDSHENRQEVRMYEKSGDENCPVASLDFYVSKLSPKCNALFQQPLLYPKPNCWYANQAMGKNKLSQMMPRISNEAGLSYRYTNHCIKATVGTGLKRAGVDDLTIMSVTGHRNIKSLESYVAGPSDAQRRALSSTLQGVATASNSNESVSKGPSCQVSNHVSTISRNPLSDMSIFTNATITGGTFTINLVSKDLPDSPCNMPSTSTAIDKFN; this is translated from the exons ATGTTTGCCAGACTAACTGATGCCACAATATACAAGTTCGAGCAAGAGAGCTCGCAATCAGATGATGAGCTTTCAAATTTTGCTGAAGGAGTTTCTGAACCTGTAGAAGAATCACAACCAAGGTTAGAACCAGAACAAGCTTTAGAACCAGAACAAGCTTTAGAACCAGAACAAGCTTTAGAACCAGAACAAGCTTTAGAACCAGAACTAGCTTTAGAACCAGAACCACCCTTAAAGAAACCAAGGTTCAAAGAAATGCCAAGCAGAGAGCACATAGATATGTTGGCTCAGGCCAGAGTAGAAGAGACAACTAAGCAACAAACTGATTGGGGAGTGCGCCTTTTCAGAG GATGGTTGACAGAAAACCAATACAGTGACAAGTTTGAGGAACTTGAAAGCTCCATATTAAACGAGAGATTATGCTTTTTCTATCCAAGCCTGCAAACAAAAAAAGGGACTGATTACTCTAAATCAGCATTAGTTGGAATACGTGCAGCAATATCCCGTCATCTCACATCTCCACCATACAACCGTAATGTTAATTTAATGAAAGATAATGCCTTCATGACATCAAATCATGTAATAACAGGAATGATAAAAACCCTAAAGAGAGCCGGCAAAGATGTTACGGTACACAAAAAACCTGTAGCTGAAGGAGACATACAGCGTTTATATTCAAGTGGGGTTTTTAACACAGATTCACCAGCAACACTACAAAACAAAGTATTCTGGGACTTAATGTTGAATTTTGGAAGACGAGGCCAGGAAGGGTTAAATAGTTTGACAAAGTCATCTTTTGGTAAGTTCAAGGATGACAGGGAccatacatattataaaatgacatacaatgAGGCAAATAAAACTCACCATGGCGTTGATTCCCATGAAAACCGTCAAGAAGTGCGTATGTATGAAAAATCAGGAGATGAAAACTGTCCAGTGGCAAGTTTAGATTTTTATGTATCTAAATTGAGTCCTAAATGTAATGCTCTGTTTCAACAGCCATTGCTTTATCCAAAACCAAATTGCTGGTATGCTAATCAAGCCATGGGAAAAAACAAATTGAGTCAAATGATGCCAAGGATTTCAAATGAAGCAGGCCTTTCCTACAGATACACCAACCATTGTATAAAAGCTACCGTTGGAACTGGGTTGAAACGCGCCGGGGTCGATGATTTAACTATCATGTCAGTTACGGGGCATAGAAACATTAAATCGTTAGAAAGTTATGTTGCTGGACCGTCAGATGCACAAAGGCGTGCCCTCTCATCAACTCTACAGGGTGTAGCTACCGCAAGTAACAGTAATGAATCTGTGTCAAAGGGCCCCTCCTGCCAAGTCTCAAATCATGTCAGTACAATATCCAGGAATCCTCTGTCAGACATGAGTATTTTCACAAACGCTACAATAACCGGGGGAACATTTACGATAAATTTAGTTAGTAAAGACTTACCCGATTCTCCTTGCAACATGCCTAGTACGTCCACCGCCATTGACAAATTCAACTGA